GTTGTTTTTGTTTTGTTATCCACTGACCTTCAGTGGTTTAACCGCAACTCGCGATACTTTTTTATGCAAAATCCGGGTTAGGTCTTTTGGGTTGAGACAGCTTCAATACTTAAGCCGGATTAAATACATCGATTGTATCGTGGCTGTTCCCCCGGCGGCGACGGAGCACCGCCCTCCGGTATTTTTAGTAAATGGAGGGGCACGCTTTGTCGTGACCCAGGTGACGATCCTACTGGACCCGCACGCCTGTTGCGCGGTCTAGCTGGGCGCGCGCGACTTGGTGGCTGTAGTTGGCGCGGAGCTGATTATTGCGAGCTTGCGTGAGCGCGACTTGGGCTTGCAGGAGGTCGAGGTAAGTGGAGGTGCCTGAATCGTAGCGGACTTGGGCCAGGCGAAGGGCCTCTTCCGCTTGATCGATCACTTTAGCGGCTGCCTGGGCCAGTTCGTCGGCTTCTTGGAGCCCGGAGAGGGCGCGGCGGACTTCTACTTCGATGTCGAGCTGAGACTGCTCTAGGCTGAGTTCTGCCTGGCGCACTTGGGAGCGCGCTTGAACGATACGGCCTCGGGTAGCGTTGCCGTCCCAAATATTCCAAGAAGACTGGATGCCGACAATCCAGCCATGGTCAGGATCGTCGAAGGTGCCGGAGGCTTCGCCCGATCGGCGCACGTCATAGCTGCCGACTAAGGCGATGTCTGGACGGCGGTCTGATCGTGCAATGGCGACACGCTCCGTGTTGGCGGTCAGCAGATTTTCTAGGCTCTTTAGCTCAGGTCTATTACTCAGAGCCGCTTCGAGAGCTGGGACTAGGTCTGCATCGACGGGCATATACACCAGGTCTCCGATAAATTCGGGAACGCGCGTTAGATTGTTCGGTGAGATGTTGATGTAGCCCGTAGCGCGCCGGAGTTCATCGGCCGCGACACGGAAATTATTCTTTGCGCGGATCAGGGCTGGCTGGGCATTGGCCAAAGTGACTTCCGCTTGGAGCACTTCAAATTGCGAGACAGTGCCTGCCTCAAAGCGGTTGCGCACATTTTGGAGCTGTTCTTCGAGCAGCTCCACATTTTGTTCTTCAACTTCGATGCTGTCGCGTGCCAAGAGCACATCGTAAAACCGCACAGTTACATCGAGGATGACTGAGTTGACGATGCTCTCGAGCTGGAACACTGCTGCTTCCTCAAGCGAGCGTTGGGCGCGGACTGCGGCGCGTAGGCCCCCGCCTCCATAGAGCGTTTGTCGTGCTCCGATGGACACGGCCCAGGACTCATCATCTTGATCTATTCCAACAAGATCGTCATCCAATACCTTGTAAGAGGCGCTCATGGAGATGTTGGGCACCAAGACAGAGCGCACTTCTGTGATGAGCCCATCTTGTTCACGAATCTGCTCCCGAGCTTGCAGGATACTCAGGTTGTTATCCAAGGCGAATTCCAGCGCGGTCTCGAGGTCGAGTGTGTCGGGAAGCTCCGGGTCGACCGTTTCCGGTTGAGCCCAGGCGCTCATTGCCACTGTTAGTGAAATTAGTAAGCGTTTCATAACAAATCTATGGGTAAGGTTTATAACTCGACTTCGATGAGCTCTTTGTCGTTGTGCTCGGCAGCCACGAGCACGTAGATAGCCGGAATAATGAAGAGGGTGAAGATGGTGCCAATGCTCAGGCCACCGACGAGAACGAGGCCGATAGAGTTGCGCGCTTCTGCGCCCGCCCCGGTCACGAGGACGAGTGGGAAGTGCCCGAGGATCGTCGCAGCCGTGGTCATCAGAACGGGACGCAGGCGCGTTAGCGACGCATCGCGGATGGCCTCGATCTTCCGCAGGCCGGCGCGTTGGCGTGCATTGGCAAATTCAACGATCAGGATTCCGTTTTTGGCAATGAGCGCGACGAGTGTGACGAGGCCGACTTGTGTGTAGATGTTGAAGGTCGTCGTCCATCCGTTGGTCCAGTAAGCCATGGTGGGGTCGGGCATTTTCAGGAAGGTGAAAACGCTGGCTCCAAAGACCGCAAGAGGAACCGAGCCCAAAAGAATGATGAGTGGATCACGGAACGAATTGAACTGCACCGCCAGGACGAGAAAAACCATGAGGATGGCGAGGATGAAGGTCTGGATGAATTGAGCATTCCCGCCTTCTTTGCGTAGCTGGCGCGATTCTCCCGTGTAATCGATAACGAAATTCTCGGGGAAGAGTTCCTCCGCTTTCTCTTCGAGGAACGTCAGCACTTCGTCCAGTGGACGAATCGGAACACCTTCTATTTTGACCGCGTTCAACTGCTGGAAGCGGTTGAGCGAGCGTGGTTCGACAGAATCCTCGATGCTCGCGATGGAGCCTAATGGAATAAGCTGATTGTTGGGGCCGGACACGTAGATATCATTGAGCTGGTCCGGATTGAGTCGTTCGGCTCGCTTGATCTGTGGAATCACTTTGTAGCTCCGTCCATCGATACTGAATCGATTCACAAAGTTACCTCCCACGGCAGAACCAATGTCGATACCGACTTGTTGCAGGTTCAGGCCCAGGTCTGCGATTTTGTCGCGATCCAGAATGATCTCAGATGTCGGTCGATCGAGCTTTACATCAATTGGAGGAGGAAAGGCAAATAGCTCTGACTTGATCGCCTCTAACTGAAGTTGCTGAGCTACCTCCAGGATTCTGTCGGTGTCATCTGTAGACGCGATGACGAACTCGACGGGGAAGTCGCCACCTCCGGGAAGGGGTGGGGGCTGTAGCATAAACGGGTCGAGTCCTGGGACTTGGTCGACCTGCATCTGGAGATCGAAGTTTACTTGTGGGACTTCGCGATCTCGCTCGCTCCAGGGAACGAGTCCCATACCGCCCAGTGCAAAAGTGGGGAAGGTGATTTGGAACGTAAACTCATATTCGGGTACAGAACTCCAGATGTCGAAGACCTGTTCGGTGTAATGGACGCTTTGTTCCAAGGTGGAATTTGAGGACGTGTCTGCTATCCCGAAGACGAATCCTTGATCCTCTGGCGGCGCCAGCTCGCGAGGAGACATGTTAAACATGGGTATAGCGAGCAGTGAAAGGGAGAACCAGATGAAGTAGACCCAAGGACGCGAAGTGAGTGATACATCGAGCAAGCCTGCGTAAAAGTTGCGTAGGCTATCAAAACGCTTGGAAACCCAACCTGCAAAGCCGCGCGCGCTTTCGTCGGCACGTAGGATACGTGACGACATCATCGGTGAGAGGGTCAGAGCTACGACTGTTGAGATGATGACTGCGCCGGTGAGCGTGAAAGCGAATTCTTTGAAGTAGGAACCTGTTAAACCGCCTTGAAGACCAATCGGCGTATAAACGGCGAGTAATACCAGTGTCGTCGCGATGATCGGGCCGACCAACTCACGCCCGGACATGATAGCGGCCTGTAGCGGAGACTTACCCTCGCGGAGATGGCGCTCGACGTTTTCAACTACTACAATGGCATCGTCGACTACGAGACCCACCGCCAAAACGATGGCAAGCAGCGTCAGCAGGTTGAGGCTAAAGCCGAACATCTGCATCAGGAAAAAGCCGCCGATCAGCGAAATCGGTATGGTGATCACCGGGACGGCCACGGCGCGGAATGAACCGAGGAAGAGAAAGATCACCGCAACGACGATGGCGAGTGTTTCACTGAGCGTGAGGTAGACTTCCGTGATGGCATCTTGGATGTATTCCGTGGCGTCGTAAGCAATGACTGCTTGCATGCCTGTCGGTAAGCCGAGTTTGATTGCTTCAAATTCGTCGCGAACGCCGGCGATCACATCGAGTGTATTGGCGCTCGGTAGCACCCAGACTCCTATAAATACAGCGGGCTCGCCGGAAAAACGCACATCTACATCGTAGCTTTCAGACCCGAGGACAACGTCGGCTACGTCTTTTAGGCGGACGACGGCACCGTTATTTTCCTTGATGATGAGATCTTCAAATTCTTCTACGGTGCTTAGATCTGTATTCGCTGTTAGAGACACGGAGATGAGTTGGCCTTTAGTCTGGCCTACAGCGGAGAGATAATTGTTTGCAGCAAGTGCTTGGCGCACGGCCGAGGGGCTCAGGCTGAGTGCGGCGAGTTTATCTGGCTTGAGCCAAATACGCATAGAGAAGGTACGAGCGCCTAATATGTCTGCACGCTGTACACCTGGGACAGCACTGAGCCGCGGCTGCACGACGCGTACGAGGTAGTCGGTAACCTCATTCTCTTCGAGGATGTCTGAACGAAAACTTAGGTAAGATGAGGCGATTTCATTACCCGCTGTTTCGATGTTTATGATCGGTACTTCCGCTTCAGGAGGCAGATCTCCACGGATGGCGTCTACTTTCGTTGAAATATCAGCCAGCGCCCGATTGCCGTCGAAGTTTAGCTTCAGGCGGGCTCGCACGGTGGATACATTCGACTCGCTTGTCGATTCGATGTAATCAATGCCGTCCGCAGCTGAAATCGCGCGTTCAATCGGCGTGGTAATGAAACCTTTGACGAGTTCTGCATCGGCTCCTATGTAAAACGTCTGAATGGTGATGACAGCGTTTTCATTGAGCGGATATTCGCGCACCTTGAGGGTGCTGTAGGCCTGGAAGCCAGCGATCACGATGACCATGTTCACCACGATGGCCACAACCGGGCGCTGGATGAACAAATCGGTAAATTTGCGTCTAATTTCGGACATAGTATGCCAGGGAAAAGAGTGAAAGATGGGCGATTCGGACTAGTCTAGGAATCAGATGGTGCAGGATCGAGAGACACCTCGGGCGCGCGGTCGTCTTGAAGGGTGATGGCGATGCCGGGGCGCAGCTTGAATGCACCTGCGGTCACGATGCGGTCTTCTTTGTCGAGACCGGCTAGAATCTCTACGAAATCTCCGCGTGTCTTACCGAGCTTTACGAATTTCTGTTCAACGGTCAGGCCTTCGCCCTCGGTTTGTGGCACGACGACGTAGATAGAGTTTCCGAAAGAAGCATACAAAACGGCAGTTGCGGGAACTGCCAGGACGTCTCGGGCTTCGGGATGCTCGACGGCGATATTGACAAACATACCCGGTTTGAGGAGTCCCGACTCGTTGGGGAAGGTCGCTTGCACCTCGATCATTCGGGTGTCGACGTCGATTTCTGCGGCGATAGCGGTGATCTCACCCTCAACGGTTTGTCCCTCGAATGCTTCCGACGTTGCATGCGCGACGAGGCCTTCATCGAGGAAAGTGAGTGCATTTTGTGGGAGAAAAAACGAGACGTATATGGGGTCGATGGATTGTAGGCTGACAATGGGTGTGCCGGCATTGAGGTATTGACCAATGTTGACCTGGCGAATGCCGAGGCGACCGTCAAACGGAGCAGCGAGGGTTTTCTTAGCGATCGTTGCCTGAAGTTTTTTAACCTGAGCAGCAGATTGCCGGTCCTGAGCCTCGGTAGCGTCGAATTCAGATTGAGAGATCGTATTGTTTGATAGGAGGTTACGGGAGCGATTAAGGTTGATCTCTGCGAGTTCCGCCGCTGCCTCAGCCGAAGCAAGTTGTGCTTCCTCGACGCTGGTATCGAGCTTTACTATCGGTGCTCTCGCCTCAACTGCCTGACCGGATTCGAAAAAGACTTCAGTAATGGTGCCCGGGAGCTCAGTGCTGAGCGTGACACCCTTTACGGGCACGACGGTGCCGATGGCTTTAGACTCGATGATCCAAGTCTGTTGTTCAATCGGTGCCGAAGCGACCGCCTCGGGCGGCGGGACAAACGCTTCACCGGCGGCGATGAGGGCCATGATTTGGGTGGCTTTCACTCCGACGATCGAGCCGACGATGGCTGCCAGTATTAATACGGTGACGATAGTTTTTGTGATCATGATTTGTGGTCTGTTTAAAGGTTTAGGATTTGGGCAGGTTCAGGCTTTGAGTTGAGCCGATGATTTTTTCTAAAAGAGCGGTAAAGGTATTTAGCTCATCAGGGGAGAGCTCATGCATCGTGTGCGTGATATTGGAGAAGTGATCAGGAAGCATATTCTCCATAAATGTTTTTCCCTCTTCGGTGAGTTGAATGAGAGTACTGCGACGGTCATTGGGATCAGGTTCCCGTTTGACATAATGATCGCGTTCGAGCGAATCGACCAAACCGGTGACGGTAGCACGTGTGACTTGAAGGGAGTCGGCAATTTCGGCAGGCGACTTTGGCAGCGACTCTCCCGTTTCCTTGTCAAACATTAACGTGATTAGTGTAAGAAAGCGCCCTTCTGACATTCCGTGCTGCGAAAAATGGTCGGCGAACACCGCATCAATGCAATCGGTGGCACGCAGCATCGTGAAATAGGCATACGCCGACGCAGGCTCGAGTTGCGGGAACTTTTTGGAGAGTTCGAGCAAGCACTCGTAGCGTGGCATGTCTTTTAAAATTATAGATTCAGTCATAAGTTGGCTGATTGTAAGGCGACTAATGGTTAGCTGGCTAATTAAATCAAGCGTTAAGTTACGGTTCTTGAGATTTGTAAGAGCTGAGCATACCAGTAGCTGGCTTTTTCGGGAAAACATGACGAGCAATCAGGAGTGCCCTCTCTCTTCGTGATCGCGCTCGCAATACCAGGCGTTCACCTAACTTGCTAGGAGTGGTTCGCCTAACTGCCCGTTAGTTTTTTTGGAGCGACTCGTAGTTTATGGCGACCTGAGAATAAGATAAAATGGCCTAAGTATTAACAGCTCGAGTCAGCTTTTGGTGTGTTAGGCCCTACCTCGATTATGAACACGACAACGACAACGATCACG
Above is a genomic segment from Opitutales bacterium containing:
- a CDS encoding TolC family protein; this translates as MKRLLISLTVAMSAWAQPETVDPELPDTLDLETALEFALDNNLSILQAREQIREQDGLITEVRSVLVPNISMSASYKVLDDDLVGIDQDDESWAVSIGARQTLYGGGGLRAAVRAQRSLEEAAVFQLESIVNSVILDVTVRFYDVLLARDSIEVEEQNVELLEEQLQNVRNRFEAGTVSQFEVLQAEVTLANAQPALIRAKNNFRVAADELRRATGYINISPNNLTRVPEFIGDLVYMPVDADLVPALEAALSNRPELKSLENLLTANTERVAIARSDRRPDIALVGSYDVRRSGEASGTFDDPDHGWIVGIQSSWNIWDGNATRGRIVQARSQVRQAELSLEQSQLDIEVEVRRALSGLQEADELAQAAAKVIDQAEEALRLAQVRYDSGTSTYLDLLQAQVALTQARNNQLRANYSHQVARAQLDRATGVRVQ
- a CDS encoding efflux RND transporter permease subunit; the encoded protein is MSEIRRKFTDLFIQRPVVAIVVNMVIVIAGFQAYSTLKVREYPLNENAVITIQTFYIGADAELVKGFITTPIERAISAADGIDYIESTSESNVSTVRARLKLNFDGNRALADISTKVDAIRGDLPPEAEVPIINIETAGNEIASSYLSFRSDILEENEVTDYLVRVVQPRLSAVPGVQRADILGARTFSMRIWLKPDKLAALSLSPSAVRQALAANNYLSAVGQTKGQLISVSLTANTDLSTVEEFEDLIIKENNGAVVRLKDVADVVLGSESYDVDVRFSGEPAVFIGVWVLPSANTLDVIAGVRDEFEAIKLGLPTGMQAVIAYDATEYIQDAITEVYLTLSETLAIVVAVIFLFLGSFRAVAVPVITIPISLIGGFFLMQMFGFSLNLLTLLAIVLAVGLVVDDAIVVVENVERHLREGKSPLQAAIMSGRELVGPIIATTLVLLAVYTPIGLQGGLTGSYFKEFAFTLTGAVIISTVVALTLSPMMSSRILRADESARGFAGWVSKRFDSLRNFYAGLLDVSLTSRPWVYFIWFSLSLLAIPMFNMSPRELAPPEDQGFVFGIADTSSNSTLEQSVHYTEQVFDIWSSVPEYEFTFQITFPTFALGGMGLVPWSERDREVPQVNFDLQMQVDQVPGLDPFMLQPPPLPGGGDFPVEFVIASTDDTDRILEVAQQLQLEAIKSELFAFPPPIDVKLDRPTSEIILDRDKIADLGLNLQQVGIDIGSAVGGNFVNRFSIDGRSYKVIPQIKRAERLNPDQLNDIYVSGPNNQLIPLGSIASIEDSVEPRSLNRFQQLNAVKIEGVPIRPLDEVLTFLEEKAEELFPENFVIDYTGESRQLRKEGGNAQFIQTFILAILMVFLVLAVQFNSFRDPLIILLGSVPLAVFGASVFTFLKMPDPTMAYWTNGWTTTFNIYTQVGLVTLVALIAKNGILIVEFANARQRAGLRKIEAIRDASLTRLRPVLMTTAATILGHFPLVLVTGAGAEARNSIGLVLVGGLSIGTIFTLFIIPAIYVLVAAEHNDKELIEVEL
- a CDS encoding efflux RND transporter periplasmic adaptor subunit, giving the protein MITKTIVTVLILAAIVGSIVGVKATQIMALIAAGEAFVPPPEAVASAPIEQQTWIIESKAIGTVVPVKGVTLSTELPGTITEVFFESGQAVEARAPIVKLDTSVEEAQLASAEAAAELAEINLNRSRNLLSNNTISQSEFDATEAQDRQSAAQVKKLQATIAKKTLAAPFDGRLGIRQVNIGQYLNAGTPIVSLQSIDPIYVSFFLPQNALTFLDEGLVAHATSEAFEGQTVEGEITAIAAEIDVDTRMIEVQATFPNESGLLKPGMFVNIAVEHPEARDVLAVPATAVLYASFGNSIYVVVPQTEGEGLTVEQKFVKLGKTRGDFVEILAGLDKEDRIVTAGAFKLRPGIAITLQDDRAPEVSLDPAPSDS
- a CDS encoding MarR family transcriptional regulator: MTESIILKDMPRYECLLELSKKFPQLEPASAYAYFTMLRATDCIDAVFADHFSQHGMSEGRFLTLITLMFDKETGESLPKSPAEIADSLQVTRATVTGLVDSLERDHYVKREPDPNDRRSTLIQLTEEGKTFMENMLPDHFSNITHTMHELSPDELNTFTALLEKIIGSTQSLNLPKS